From a single Streptomyces liliifuscus genomic region:
- a CDS encoding carbohydrate ABC transporter permease, protein MSSSVTTASQTAPTPNSGGSKGAPRLRTRKGHVPGRPKRSVLLTVLTGLVLLYTVVPLLWLVISATKTQEGLADSSGLWFSSDFALWDNISETFSYHDGIFVRWLLNTLLYVVLGAGGATLLAILGGYALAKFTFPGKRAVFAVVIGAVAVPGTALAVPTFLMFSKMGLTDTPWAVIIPSLVSPFGLYLMWVFATEAIPNELMEAARIDGAGEIRTFFQVALPLLAPGTVTVLLFTTVATWNNYFLPLIMLKDPDWYPLTLGLDAWNNQAQTIGGDVIFNLVITGSLLTIIPLIAAFLLLQRFWQSGLAAGSVKE, encoded by the coding sequence ATGAGCAGCTCCGTCACCACCGCCTCCCAGACCGCACCCACTCCGAACTCCGGCGGCTCCAAGGGCGCGCCCCGGTTGCGCACACGCAAGGGGCACGTTCCCGGGCGCCCCAAGCGCAGCGTTCTGCTGACCGTCCTCACCGGTCTGGTCCTGCTCTACACCGTGGTGCCCCTGCTGTGGCTGGTCATCAGCGCCACCAAGACCCAGGAAGGGCTCGCCGACTCGTCCGGGCTGTGGTTCAGCAGCGACTTCGCCCTCTGGGACAACATCAGCGAGACGTTCTCGTACCACGACGGCATCTTCGTCCGCTGGCTGCTGAACACCCTGTTGTACGTGGTGCTCGGTGCCGGTGGCGCCACCCTCCTGGCGATCCTGGGCGGCTACGCGCTGGCGAAGTTCACCTTCCCCGGCAAGCGCGCCGTGTTCGCCGTGGTCATCGGTGCCGTGGCCGTCCCTGGCACCGCGCTGGCGGTGCCGACCTTCCTGATGTTCAGCAAGATGGGGCTCACCGACACCCCGTGGGCGGTGATCATCCCCTCGCTCGTCTCGCCCTTCGGCCTGTATCTGATGTGGGTCTTCGCCACCGAGGCGATCCCCAACGAACTGATGGAGGCCGCCCGGATCGACGGAGCGGGCGAGATCCGCACCTTCTTCCAGGTGGCCCTGCCGCTGCTCGCCCCCGGCACCGTGACCGTTCTGCTGTTCACCACGGTCGCCACCTGGAACAACTACTTCCTGCCGTTGATCATGCTCAAGGACCCGGACTGGTACCCCCTGACCCTGGGTCTGGACGCCTGGAACAACCAGGCCCAGACGATCGGCGGTGACGTGATCTTCAACCTCGTGATCACCGGTTCGCTGCTCACCATCATCCCGCTGATCGCCGCGTTCCTGCTGTTGCAGAGGTTCTGGCAGTCCGGGCTGGCCGCCGGAAGCGTCAAGGAGTGA
- a CDS encoding carbohydrate ABC transporter permease: MTTLQPPAAAKRRPDRPPAKRDRRSWTGWGFIGPFVAVFALVFLAPIVYSIYLSLFRDQLIGGTTFVGLDNYTQALKDEQFWDSLARVSLFLAVQVPIMLGIALLIALALDSGRLYGKDFFRIVIFLPYAVPAVVATLMWGFMYGTKYGLVGDINSAFDVSLPDPLSSDLVLASIGNIVTWEFIGYNMLIFYSALRVIPNSLYEAAEIDGAGQFRVITAIKLPAIRGALVIATIFSIIGSFQLFNEPAILRPLARNAITTDFTPNFYTYSLSFNGQQHNYSAAVAIIMGLITMVIAYVVQLRGMRKGA, from the coding sequence ATGACGACGCTACAACCGCCGGCGGCAGCCAAGCGGCGCCCGGACCGGCCTCCGGCGAAACGGGACCGCCGCTCCTGGACGGGGTGGGGTTTCATCGGTCCCTTCGTGGCCGTGTTCGCCCTCGTCTTCCTGGCACCGATCGTGTACTCGATCTATCTCAGTCTGTTCCGGGACCAGTTGATCGGCGGCACCACCTTCGTCGGCCTGGACAACTACACACAGGCCCTCAAGGACGAGCAGTTCTGGGACTCGCTCGCACGGGTCTCGCTCTTCCTGGCCGTACAGGTTCCGATCATGCTCGGCATCGCCCTGCTGATCGCCCTCGCGCTGGACAGCGGGCGCCTGTACGGCAAGGACTTCTTCCGCATCGTGATCTTCCTGCCGTACGCAGTGCCCGCCGTGGTCGCCACCCTGATGTGGGGCTTCATGTACGGCACGAAGTACGGACTGGTGGGCGACATCAACTCGGCCTTCGATGTCTCCCTGCCCGACCCGCTCTCGTCCGACCTGGTCCTGGCGTCGATCGGCAACATCGTCACCTGGGAGTTCATCGGCTACAACATGCTGATCTTCTACTCCGCGCTACGGGTCATCCCCAACTCGCTCTACGAGGCCGCGGAGATCGACGGCGCCGGGCAGTTCCGGGTCATCACCGCCATCAAGCTCCCCGCCATCCGCGGCGCCCTGGTCATCGCGACGATCTTCTCGATCATCGGCAGCTTCCAGCTCTTCAACGAGCCGGCCATCCTGCGGCCGCTGGCGCGCAACGCGATCACGACGGACTTCACCCCGAACTTCTACACGTACTCGCTGTCCTTCAACGGCCAGCAGCACAACTACTCCGCGGCGGTCGCCATCATCATGGGCCTGATCACCATGGTCATCGCCTACGTCGTGCAGCTCCGCGGCATGCGCAAGGGAGCGTGA
- a CDS encoding LacI family DNA-binding transcriptional regulator: protein MADVARLAGVSSQTVSRVSNGYAGVNEETRQQVLAAMQELGYRPNSAARALKRGEFRTIGVITFGLSTTGNVRTLEAIATSAAHEGYAVTLLPVAVPTQDEVRGAFSRLGELAVDAVIVILEVHLLDAVALTLPPHIQVVVADSDAGDRYTVVDTDQAGGTRAAVRYLLDLGHETVWHLAGPEESFAAQRRADAWRAELTEAGCTAPPLVRGDWSAESGYRAGLELAAQPECTAVFAANDQMALGLLRALHEQGRYVPDDVSVIGFDDIPEAGSFLPPLTTVHQDFAEVGRRCVEGVLRQMRHDMPEHGTTLVPTRLVVRDSTAAPRGR from the coding sequence ATGGCGGATGTCGCCCGACTGGCGGGCGTCTCCTCGCAGACCGTCTCGCGCGTGTCGAACGGTTACGCGGGCGTGAACGAGGAGACCCGGCAGCAGGTGCTGGCGGCCATGCAGGAACTGGGCTACCGGCCCAACAGTGCCGCCCGGGCGCTCAAGCGCGGCGAGTTCCGGACCATCGGCGTCATCACCTTCGGCCTCTCCACCACGGGCAATGTGCGCACGCTGGAGGCGATCGCGACCTCGGCGGCGCACGAGGGGTACGCGGTCACGCTGCTGCCCGTCGCCGTTCCCACGCAGGACGAGGTGCGCGGTGCGTTCTCCCGGCTGGGGGAGCTGGCCGTCGACGCCGTCATCGTCATCCTGGAAGTGCACCTGCTCGACGCGGTGGCCCTCACCCTGCCGCCGCACATCCAGGTCGTCGTGGCCGACTCGGACGCGGGCGATCGCTACACCGTCGTCGACACCGACCAGGCCGGCGGGACGCGTGCCGCGGTGCGGTATCTGCTCGACCTCGGCCACGAGACCGTCTGGCACCTGGCCGGGCCCGAGGAGTCCTTCGCGGCCCAGCGCCGCGCCGACGCCTGGCGTGCCGAACTCACCGAGGCGGGCTGCACGGCGCCGCCGCTGGTACGCGGCGACTGGTCGGCCGAGTCCGGCTACCGGGCCGGCCTCGAACTCGCCGCACAGCCGGAGTGCACGGCGGTGTTCGCGGCCAACGACCAGATGGCGCTGGGCCTGCTGCGGGCCCTGCACGAACAGGGCCGGTACGTGCCCGACGACGTGAGCGTCATCGGCTTCGACGACATCCCCGAGGCGGGTTCCTTCCTGCCTCCGCTGACCACCGTCCACCAGGACTTCGCCGAGGTGGGTCGCCGGTGTGTCGAGGGCGTGCTGCGGCAGATGCGCCACGACATGCCGGAGCACGGGACCACGCTTGTGCCCACGCGGCTCGTGGTGCGGGACAGTACGGCGGCGCCCCGCGGGCGTTGA
- a CDS encoding DUF3050 domain-containing protein gives MSRYDWSMTHEGIDRVRAEIEPARKEVTAHPIYQRISTREDMATFMEHHVFAVWDFMSLLKSLQRELTCVDVPWVPRGSQVSRRLINDIVLVEESDELDGGFTSHFELYRGGMAEAGADTSRLDTFLALLGEGHDVQAALRAAQVPGPAAEFVTTTFGIILDRPLHCQAAAFAFSREDLIPDMFDQVIKKEGSDRFPVFCDYLARHIEVDGEEHTPMAMAMVADLCGDDDTRWKEAAETATLALEARTRLWNAIVETMEKTPN, from the coding sequence ATGTCCAGGTACGACTGGAGCATGACCCACGAGGGAATCGACCGGGTGCGCGCCGAGATCGAACCGGCCCGAAAAGAAGTGACCGCCCATCCGATTTACCAGCGGATAAGCACCCGGGAGGACATGGCGACCTTCATGGAGCACCACGTCTTCGCGGTGTGGGACTTCATGTCGCTCCTGAAGTCCCTCCAGCGGGAGCTGACGTGCGTGGACGTCCCCTGGGTGCCGCGCGGCTCGCAGGTGAGCCGACGGCTCATCAACGACATCGTGCTGGTGGAGGAGAGCGACGAGCTGGACGGCGGCTTCACCAGCCACTTCGAGCTCTACCGGGGCGGCATGGCCGAGGCGGGGGCGGACACCTCACGCCTCGACACGTTCCTCGCGCTGCTCGGGGAGGGCCACGACGTGCAGGCGGCACTGCGGGCCGCCCAAGTGCCCGGCCCCGCGGCCGAGTTCGTCACCACGACGTTCGGGATCATCCTCGACAGGCCCCTCCACTGCCAGGCGGCGGCCTTCGCGTTCTCCCGGGAGGACCTCATCCCGGACATGTTCGACCAGGTGATCAAGAAGGAGGGTTCCGACCGGTTCCCGGTCTTCTGCGACTACCTGGCCCGGCACATCGAGGTGGACGGCGAGGAGCACACACCCATGGCCATGGCCATGGTGGCGGACCTCTGCGGCGACGACGACACCCGCTGGAAGGAAGCCGCGGAGACGGCGACCCTCGCCCTGGAGGCCAGGACCCGCCTCTGGAACGCGATCGTGGAGACCATGGAGAAGACACCCAACTGA
- a CDS encoding antibiotic biosynthesis monooxygenase: MNIKSSLSVFRGVTRNPVTVTVAYRVVPGREAEFHSWGWGVLRATAQEPGFLGGGVLVDGEAEWHVVYRFTSEGSALAWDNSVERAEWQARGEMLARETGRRTVQGSKAWFESLTETPSATAAAPRPPPKWKLWFVNMSAVFPPVLIFNLLVLPYLGDFNPLIRTLFLCLAVTAIVTWILMPRLQRFFKKWLYPPLQAIRGRHKRRAAQG, encoded by the coding sequence TTGAACATCAAGTCTTCCCTTTCCGTATTCAGAGGCGTGACCAGGAATCCCGTTACCGTCACCGTCGCGTATCGAGTGGTACCGGGCCGCGAGGCCGAGTTCCACTCCTGGGGGTGGGGCGTGCTGCGTGCGACCGCGCAGGAACCGGGCTTTCTCGGCGGTGGCGTACTTGTCGACGGAGAGGCGGAGTGGCATGTGGTCTACCGCTTCACCAGTGAAGGTTCCGCTCTGGCCTGGGACAACTCGGTCGAGCGGGCCGAGTGGCAGGCTCGTGGGGAGATGCTGGCCCGTGAGACGGGCCGGCGGACCGTGCAGGGCTCGAAGGCCTGGTTCGAGTCCCTGACCGAAACCCCTTCCGCGACCGCGGCGGCACCACGTCCGCCACCGAAGTGGAAGTTATGGTTCGTGAATATGAGCGCGGTCTTCCCTCCCGTACTGATATTCAATTTGTTGGTACTTCCTTACCTCGGTGACTTCAACCCTCTCATCCGCACCTTGTTCCTCTGCCTGGCCGTGACGGCCATTGTCACGTGGATTCTCATGCCGCGGCTTCAGCGTTTCTTCAAGAAATGGCTGTACCCGCCGCTGCAGGCAATCCGCGGACGGCACAAACGACGGGCTGCACAAGGCTGA
- the pabB gene encoding aminodeoxychorismate synthase component I gives MKTLLIDNYDSYTYNLFQLIAEVNGEEPVVILNDASADDLPDLRGFDNVVMSPGPGHPSHPRDFGISATVLAEAAIPVLGVCLGHQGLAAGEGARVTAAPEPRHGHLSRIRHTGEGLFSGLPQDFTAVRYHSLSVREPLPASLKGTAWAEDGVLMGLRHRTRPLWGVQFHPESILTEYGHRLFLNFRGLTAARSRGVRLTKSRTRESRTEGGAATAFVPRPRRSAPVGYRLHTRRIATAVDTETAFTRMCADAPRAFWLDSSRVEEGQSRFSFFGDGTGPLAEFVRYDVESGVCEVERPGRPPRKVRASVFDYLKRQLATRRVDAGELPFDFTGGYVGYFGYELKADCGSPNRHRADTPDASWLFADRLIAVDHQDGFTYALCLAENTPQGARGAADWLDSAVAQLSFVSAAGPAVTPSAASEPDLHAAEPWLVRDRSTYLADIEACKRELNAGTSYEICLTNAAELPAPPDPLAYYRVLRRINPAPYAAFLQFGDLTVAGASPERFLRITRDGVAEAKPIKGTAPRGDRPEEDARLRDSLAADAKTRAENLMIVDLLRNDLGRVCETGTVRVPRLMATETYATVHQLVSTVEGRLRAGTEAVDCVRACFPGGSMTGAPKLRTMEIIDSLETAARGVYSGAIGYLGCSGGADLNIVIRTAVFTGGRMHLGAGGAIVLGSDPEAEYDEMLLKTAAQLRALRESTTAEPVSLQEQIR, from the coding sequence GTGAAGACCCTGCTCATCGACAATTATGACTCGTACACATACAACTTGTTCCAGCTGATTGCCGAGGTCAACGGCGAGGAGCCGGTGGTGATCCTCAATGACGCCTCGGCCGACGACCTTCCGGACCTCCGGGGGTTCGACAACGTGGTGATGTCCCCGGGACCGGGACACCCCTCCCACCCGCGTGACTTCGGCATCAGCGCCACAGTGCTCGCCGAGGCCGCGATCCCCGTCCTCGGCGTCTGCCTCGGACACCAGGGCCTCGCGGCGGGCGAGGGAGCCCGGGTGACGGCCGCGCCGGAGCCACGGCACGGCCATCTCTCCAGAATCAGGCACACGGGCGAGGGCCTGTTCAGCGGACTCCCGCAGGACTTCACCGCGGTCCGCTACCACTCGCTGTCCGTACGGGAACCGCTGCCGGCGAGCCTCAAGGGCACCGCCTGGGCCGAGGACGGCGTCCTGATGGGACTGCGCCACCGCACCCGGCCGCTGTGGGGTGTGCAGTTCCACCCCGAGTCGATCCTCACCGAGTACGGCCACCGGCTGTTCCTGAACTTCCGGGGCCTCACGGCGGCGCGCAGTCGCGGGGTCCGCCTGACCAAGTCCCGTACGCGGGAGTCCCGTACCGAAGGCGGCGCCGCCACGGCGTTCGTACCCCGCCCCCGGCGCTCCGCGCCCGTCGGGTACCGGCTGCACACCCGCCGGATCGCGACCGCCGTGGACACCGAGACGGCCTTCACCCGGATGTGCGCCGACGCGCCCAGGGCGTTCTGGCTGGACAGCTCGCGGGTTGAGGAGGGGCAGTCCCGCTTCTCGTTCTTCGGCGACGGCACCGGCCCACTGGCCGAGTTCGTGCGGTACGACGTCGAGTCCGGTGTCTGTGAGGTCGAGCGGCCCGGGCGGCCCCCGCGCAAGGTGCGGGCCAGCGTCTTCGACTATCTGAAGCGGCAGCTGGCGACCCGCCGGGTCGACGCCGGCGAGCTGCCCTTCGACTTCACCGGCGGATACGTCGGCTACTTCGGCTACGAGCTCAAGGCCGACTGCGGCTCGCCCAACCGCCACCGGGCCGACACCCCGGACGCCTCCTGGCTCTTCGCCGACCGGCTGATCGCGGTCGACCACCAGGACGGCTTCACCTATGCCCTCTGCCTGGCGGAGAACACCCCGCAGGGCGCACGGGGCGCCGCCGACTGGCTCGACAGCGCGGTGGCGCAGCTGAGCTTCGTGTCGGCGGCCGGACCCGCCGTGACCCCGTCGGCCGCGTCCGAGCCGGACCTGCACGCCGCCGAACCCTGGCTGGTGCGCGACCGCTCGACCTACCTCGCCGACATCGAGGCCTGCAAGCGCGAGCTGAACGCCGGCACGAGCTACGAGATCTGTCTGACCAACGCCGCCGAATTACCCGCGCCGCCCGACCCGTTGGCCTACTACCGGGTGCTCCGGCGCATCAACCCGGCGCCCTACGCGGCCTTCCTGCAGTTCGGCGACCTGACCGTGGCGGGCGCGTCCCCCGAACGCTTCCTGCGGATCACCCGGGACGGCGTCGCCGAGGCCAAGCCCATCAAGGGCACCGCGCCCCGCGGCGACCGGCCGGAGGAGGACGCCCGGCTCAGGGACTCGCTCGCCGCGGACGCCAAGACCCGCGCCGAGAACCTGATGATCGTCGACCTGCTCCGCAACGACCTGGGCCGGGTCTGCGAGACCGGCACGGTCCGGGTGCCGCGCCTCATGGCCACCGAGACCTACGCCACCGTGCACCAGCTCGTCTCCACCGTCGAGGGCCGCCTCCGCGCAGGCACCGAAGCCGTGGACTGCGTACGCGCCTGCTTCCCCGGCGGCTCGATGACCGGGGCGCCCAAGCTGCGCACGATGGAGATCATCGACTCACTGGAGACCGCCGCCCGCGGGGTCTACTCCGGAGCCATCGGCTATCTCGGCTGCAGCGGCGGAGCCGACCTCAACATCGTCATCCGCACCGCCGTCTTCACCGGCGGCCGGATGCATCTCGGAGCGGGCGGCGCCATCGTCCTCGGCTCCGATCCCGAAGCGGAGTACGACGAGATGCTGCTGAAGACCGCCGCGCAGTTACGCGCCCTCCGCGAGTCCACGACCGCCGAGCCGGTCTCCCTGCAGGAGCAGATCCGATGA
- a CDS encoding AMP-binding protein — translation MTPTTSAPSPTDTAGVAETEAGNLASGLAALAEGQGWTDRPAFHQGHRAWTHGEVHDLAARAASVLADHGVCPGDRVLLALPDSLAWVTAFLATARLGAVAVLVNPELPASDHEFMAEDAGAALCVTGPGLEERFAGRTRLGADQLVALTRSTPPTTGAHPAGPRTPLYIQYTSGTTGTPKGVVHCHGDPGTYHELIGDPLLRITPDDVTLSVSKLFFAYGFGNAFVFPLFSGSSAVLVDRRPSPAAVDELVARHRVTLLYSVPSAYAALVADRADGHAACFASVRAAVSAGEGMPAGLGERVTELLGAPVLEQIGSTEAGHAFCANSLDANTPGTVGRPVPGFDVELRDRAGHPVPDGSEGELWVKGPTLTPGYLNLPGETDRVLVDGWLNTRDRARREPDGTYRHLGRADDMELVGGITVSPLEVEAVLRKHPAVREVAVAAVTDERGATALRAYVVIGVSPSTAPTFAASRSGLEAELIGLAREHLAPFKAPRTVHVVPSLPRTPTGKLRRHLVRQGAW, via the coding sequence ATGACGCCCACGACCTCCGCCCCGAGCCCCACCGACACGGCCGGTGTCGCCGAGACCGAGGCCGGGAACCTGGCCTCCGGGCTGGCCGCACTGGCCGAGGGCCAGGGCTGGACCGACCGGCCCGCCTTCCACCAGGGGCACCGGGCCTGGACCCACGGCGAGGTCCACGACCTCGCGGCCCGCGCGGCCAGTGTGCTGGCCGACCACGGTGTCTGCCCCGGCGACCGGGTACTGCTCGCGCTGCCCGACTCCCTCGCCTGGGTCACGGCCTTCCTGGCCACCGCCCGGCTCGGCGCGGTCGCGGTGCTCGTCAATCCCGAACTGCCCGCCTCGGACCACGAGTTCATGGCCGAGGACGCCGGAGCCGCCCTGTGCGTGACAGGGCCGGGACTGGAGGAGCGGTTCGCCGGGCGCACGCGGCTGGGCGCCGACCAGCTCGTCGCGCTCACCCGCAGCACACCGCCGACCACCGGAGCCCACCCGGCGGGACCGCGCACCCCGCTCTACATCCAGTACACCTCCGGAACGACCGGCACCCCCAAGGGAGTTGTGCACTGCCACGGCGACCCCGGGACCTATCACGAGCTCATCGGCGACCCACTGCTGCGGATCACCCCGGACGACGTGACGCTCTCGGTGTCGAAGCTGTTCTTCGCCTACGGCTTCGGCAACGCCTTCGTCTTCCCGCTCTTCTCGGGATCCTCCGCCGTACTGGTCGACCGGCGCCCCTCGCCCGCCGCGGTGGACGAACTCGTCGCCCGCCACCGGGTGACCCTGCTCTACTCCGTCCCCTCCGCGTACGCCGCCCTGGTCGCCGACCGGGCCGACGGACACGCCGCCTGCTTCGCCTCCGTACGCGCGGCGGTGTCGGCCGGTGAGGGCATGCCCGCAGGACTCGGCGAGCGCGTCACCGAACTGCTCGGCGCACCCGTCCTGGAGCAGATCGGCTCCACCGAGGCCGGGCACGCCTTCTGCGCCAACAGCCTCGACGCCAACACCCCCGGCACCGTCGGCCGCCCCGTCCCCGGTTTCGACGTCGAGCTGCGCGACCGCGCCGGACACCCGGTGCCGGACGGCTCGGAGGGCGAACTCTGGGTCAAGGGGCCGACGTTGACGCCCGGATACCTGAACCTGCCCGGGGAGACGGACCGTGTCCTCGTCGACGGCTGGCTCAACACCCGGGACCGCGCGCGGCGCGAACCGGACGGCACCTACCGGCACCTGGGCCGCGCCGACGACATGGAGCTGGTCGGCGGCATCACCGTCTCCCCACTGGAGGTGGAGGCGGTCCTGCGCAAGCATCCGGCGGTACGCGAGGTCGCCGTGGCGGCCGTCACCGACGAGCGCGGCGCGACCGCACTACGGGCCTACGTCGTCATCGGCGTGTCGCCCTCGACGGCTCCCACCTTCGCGGCGAGCCGGTCCGGTCTGGAGGCCGAACTCATCGGCCTGGCCCGCGAACACCTCGCCCCCTTCAAGGCCCCCAGAACCGTCCATGTCGTGCCGTCGCTGCCCCGCACCCCGACCGGCAAGCTCCGCCGCCACCTCGTCCGCCAGGGCGCGTGGTGA
- a CDS encoding class I adenylate-forming enzyme family protein: protein MPQPQSLLSDRGFYLGPIFQQAAARHGAVPVTLDRPLDVNPDLGLDLSYPVLAALVEDLSGRLWEAGVRPSEQVVVHKTDNVDIVLLTCAVSRIGAVPVLLSPGLQGPVVGQLLKRLREPWLITDRAKLTGPLKDIDVARLVRQTLSVDDAPGAVPLDKYAGAPPHGPVRLHPREPALITHSSGTTGIPKLAVHCPNTMWNRLVPQKAMGWPTRGETAALHMSFVHSRFYHLLGVLLHFGSPLLFITDPEPAAAGPLLARHRPGIVETHPNTFVLWEELADAPGAPLARVRSYGSTFDAIHPRTVQRLLGASNRRSPWLMQLYGQSETGPVAFQWYTRRSAARADGRRVGIGIPGFTRTRIADSEGRRAQPGTPGRIEARTRGRILTYLGAQDQYDRQLGDGWWQMGDMGYRNRWGALYLIDREIDQIDSVHSNLEIEDTLMSRLDELREVVIVPGVDREPVPVVCVRGEQPLDLRRWHEATVDLPKMAGPRQWRFDELPMTSTWKVKRVEITRMLTESATATAEHPGGA, encoded by the coding sequence ATGCCACAGCCGCAGTCCCTGCTCTCCGATCGTGGGTTCTATCTCGGCCCGATTTTCCAGCAGGCCGCCGCCCGGCACGGGGCCGTCCCGGTCACCCTGGACCGGCCGCTGGACGTCAACCCCGACCTCGGCCTCGACCTCAGCTATCCGGTCCTGGCCGCCCTGGTCGAGGACCTGTCCGGGCGGCTGTGGGAGGCCGGTGTCCGGCCCTCCGAGCAGGTCGTCGTCCACAAGACGGACAATGTCGACATCGTCCTGCTGACCTGTGCCGTCTCCCGGATCGGCGCCGTCCCCGTCCTGCTCTCACCGGGCCTGCAGGGCCCCGTCGTCGGTCAGCTCCTGAAGCGGCTCCGCGAGCCCTGGCTGATCACGGACCGGGCGAAGCTCACCGGACCGCTCAAGGACATCGACGTCGCCCGGCTCGTCCGGCAGACCCTCAGCGTGGACGACGCGCCCGGCGCCGTCCCGCTGGACAAGTACGCCGGCGCCCCGCCCCACGGGCCCGTCCGGCTGCACCCGCGCGAACCCGCGCTCATCACCCACAGCTCGGGCACGACAGGCATCCCCAAGCTCGCCGTGCACTGCCCGAACACCATGTGGAACCGGCTCGTACCGCAGAAGGCCATGGGCTGGCCCACCCGCGGCGAGACGGCCGCGCTCCACATGTCCTTCGTGCACTCGCGCTTCTACCACCTGCTCGGCGTGCTGCTCCACTTCGGCAGCCCACTGCTGTTCATCACCGACCCCGAGCCCGCAGCCGCGGGTCCACTGCTCGCCCGGCACCGCCCCGGCATCGTCGAGACCCACCCCAACACCTTCGTACTCTGGGAGGAGTTGGCCGACGCCCCCGGCGCGCCGCTGGCCCGCGTCCGCTCGTACGGCAGCACCTTCGACGCGATCCACCCGCGCACCGTGCAGCGGCTGCTCGGCGCGTCGAACCGGCGCTCGCCCTGGCTGATGCAGTTGTACGGGCAGAGCGAGACGGGTCCGGTCGCCTTCCAGTGGTACACCCGCCGCAGCGCGGCCAGGGCCGACGGCCGTCGCGTCGGAATCGGCATCCCCGGCTTCACCCGGACCCGGATCGCCGACAGCGAGGGACGGCGTGCACAGCCGGGGACACCCGGCCGCATCGAGGCCCGCACCAGGGGCCGGATCCTCACCTACCTCGGCGCCCAGGACCAGTACGACCGTCAACTGGGCGACGGCTGGTGGCAGATGGGCGACATGGGCTACCGGAACCGTTGGGGAGCCCTCTATCTGATCGACCGTGAGATCGACCAGATCGACTCCGTGCACAGCAATCTGGAGATCGAGGACACGCTGATGTCCCGCCTCGACGAACTGCGCGAGGTCGTCATAGTGCCGGGCGTCGACCGCGAGCCGGTCCCGGTGGTGTGCGTGCGCGGTGAACAGCCGCTCGACCTCAGGCGCTGGCACGAGGCCACCGTCGACCTGCCGAAGATGGCCGGCCCGCGGCAGTGGCGGTTCGACGAACTGCCGATGACCTCCACCTGGAAGGTCAAGCGCGTGGAGATCACCCGCATGCTCACCGAGAGCGCGACCGCCACCGCCGAGCATCCCGGCGGCGCCTGA
- a CDS encoding FAD-dependent monooxygenase, whose product MSPVIVVGAGPVGMSAALALRAHGLPVTLVEADPQGRERPGSRALFVHKETLQLLEGMRPGLAAHITSYGRTWQTKRTLYRGREVYAKTFPPPSFPPPFTSLRQVDTERFLLAACEAAGVDLAWGARVTGVKVTDSSVEVSSEDGRGWTGTHVIAADGARSAVRRELDIPMEGTRSEGFHVVVDVSDIPGADLPLERVFHYEHPGVGGRSVMRVPFTGGFQVDLQCRDDDAQESYGTEEAVRQWLPAVVGEGYADRILWVSTYHFLRKVAATFTDEEHRVLLVGEAAHLFPPFGARGMNSGIADAAAAAAAVAAGTTEAVAEFAAARRTAARFNSEAAGAALDHLRPSRRTVRAKQWAAAALAPVLPWCGAWLEHAPYGPRHGSPASAGRKY is encoded by the coding sequence GTGAGCCCTGTCATCGTCGTGGGCGCCGGGCCCGTGGGCATGTCGGCCGCACTCGCCCTGCGCGCCCACGGACTCCCGGTCACCCTCGTGGAAGCGGACCCGCAGGGACGCGAACGGCCGGGCAGCCGCGCCCTGTTCGTCCACAAGGAGACCCTGCAACTGCTCGAAGGGATGCGCCCGGGTCTTGCCGCCCACATCACGTCCTACGGACGCACCTGGCAGACCAAACGCACCCTGTACCGGGGCCGCGAGGTGTACGCCAAGACGTTCCCGCCGCCCTCCTTCCCGCCCCCGTTCACCAGCCTGCGCCAGGTGGACACCGAGCGGTTCCTGCTCGCCGCCTGCGAGGCGGCCGGGGTGGACCTCGCCTGGGGCGCGCGCGTCACGGGAGTCAAGGTCACCGACTCCTCGGTCGAAGTGAGCAGCGAGGACGGACGCGGCTGGACGGGCACCCACGTCATCGCCGCCGACGGCGCCCGCTCCGCGGTCCGGCGCGAGCTGGACATCCCCATGGAGGGCACCCGTTCGGAGGGCTTCCACGTCGTGGTGGACGTGTCCGACATCCCGGGCGCCGACCTGCCGCTGGAGCGGGTCTTCCACTACGAGCACCCGGGCGTCGGCGGCCGCAGCGTCATGCGCGTGCCGTTCACCGGCGGCTTCCAGGTCGACCTGCAGTGCCGTGACGACGACGCGCAGGAGTCCTACGGCACCGAGGAGGCGGTACGGCAATGGCTGCCCGCGGTCGTGGGGGAGGGGTACGCCGACCGGATCCTGTGGGTGTCGACGTATCACTTCCTCCGCAAGGTCGCGGCGACCTTCACCGACGAGGAGCACCGGGTGCTGCTCGTCGGCGAGGCGGCCCACCTCTTCCCGCCCTTCGGCGCCCGCGGCATGAACAGCGGAATCGCGGACGCGGCGGCGGCAGCGGCGGCCGTGGCCGCCGGCACCACGGAGGCGGTCGCGGAGTTCGCGGCCGCCCGGCGGACGGCGGCCCGGTTCAACAGCGAGGCCGCCGGCGCCGCCCTGGACCATCTGCGGCCCAGCCGTCGGACCGTACGGGCGAAACAGTGGGCCGCGGCGGCCCTGGCACCCGTACTGCCCTGGTGCGGGGCCTGGTTGGAACACGCACCGTACGGTCCGAGGCACGGATCACCGGCGAGCGCCGGCCGGAAGTACTGA